Proteins encoded within one genomic window of Brachybacterium sp. P6-10-X1:
- a CDS encoding ABC transporter permease — MTTSPAVVQDDPGIRADHTDVRPDNWWHLPVTTTVLGAVALVLFGLRGIPGAESVYALARSRDINPGGLVPQSITVPSMGTAIVLSVIALAVSAALWALHARVARPRPAVRLTLLAVFALAWILAFLTWVISERTLGVATLLQGTLALAVPLAFGALSGVLSERAGVINIAIEGQLLFGAFGAALIGSLAGSAWIGLIAAPLMALVMGALLAMFAVGYRVQQIIVGVVLNVLAIGVTSFFFGTVMRQNPGMFNSPLRLPTLRIPVLADIPVIGRVLFEQNVLVYLMWIIVAALTVALFRTRWGLRVRSVGEHPRAADTVGINVNRTRWINVMLGSAVAGLGGATLTIGTGVAFGEEMSAGKGYIALAAMILGRYHPIGALLAALTFAFADSLQLRLGTMSAAEGGVDIPGDFLLMLPYVVALFAVAGVVGRVRVPAANGTPYVKQ; from the coding sequence ATGACCACCTCACCCGCCGTCGTCCAGGACGATCCCGGGATCCGCGCGGACCACACCGACGTCCGCCCGGACAACTGGTGGCACCTGCCCGTGACCACCACCGTGCTCGGCGCTGTCGCCCTGGTGCTCTTCGGACTGCGCGGCATCCCCGGTGCCGAGTCCGTCTACGCCCTCGCCCGATCCCGGGACATCAACCCCGGGGGGCTCGTCCCGCAGAGCATCACGGTCCCCTCCATGGGCACCGCGATCGTGCTGTCCGTGATCGCCCTGGCCGTCTCGGCGGCCCTGTGGGCGCTGCACGCCCGCGTCGCCCGCCCCCGCCCGGCCGTGCGCCTCACACTCCTCGCGGTGTTCGCCCTCGCCTGGATCCTCGCGTTCCTGACCTGGGTGATCTCCGAGCGCACCCTCGGCGTCGCGACCCTGCTGCAGGGCACCCTGGCCCTCGCGGTGCCGCTGGCGTTCGGAGCGCTGTCCGGGGTGCTCTCCGAGCGCGCCGGCGTCATCAACATCGCCATCGAGGGCCAGCTGCTCTTCGGCGCCTTCGGCGCGGCCCTGATCGGCTCGCTGGCCGGCAGCGCGTGGATCGGCCTGATCGCCGCGCCCCTGATGGCGCTGGTGATGGGCGCGCTGCTGGCGATGTTCGCCGTCGGCTACCGCGTCCAGCAGATCATCGTCGGCGTGGTGCTGAACGTGCTCGCCATCGGCGTGACGTCCTTCTTCTTCGGCACCGTGATGCGGCAGAACCCCGGAATGTTCAACTCCCCGCTGCGCCTGCCCACGCTGCGCATCCCGGTGCTCGCCGACATCCCGGTCATCGGCCGGGTCCTGTTCGAGCAGAACGTGCTGGTCTACCTGATGTGGATCATCGTCGCAGCCCTGACGGTGGCGCTGTTCCGCACCCGCTGGGGCCTGCGCGTGCGGTCCGTCGGCGAGCATCCGCGCGCGGCGGACACCGTCGGCATCAACGTCAACCGCACCCGCTGGATCAACGTGATGCTGGGATCGGCGGTCGCGGGCCTCGGCGGCGCGACGCTGACCATCGGCACCGGGGTCGCCTTCGGCGAGGAGATGTCCGCCGGCAAGGGGTATATCGCGCTCGCCGCGATGATCCTGGGCCGCTACCACCCGATCGGCGCGCTGTTGGCCGCGCTCACCTTCGCGTTCGCGGACTCGCTCCAGCTGCGCCTGGGCACGATGTCCGCCGCCGAGGGCGGCGTCGACATCCCCGGCGACTTCCTGCTGATGCTCCCGTACGTCGTCGCCCTGTTCGCGGTGGCGGGGGTCGTCGGCCGGGTGCGGGTGCCGGCGGCCAACGGCACCCCGTACGTCAAGCAATGA
- a CDS encoding thymidine phosphorylase, giving the protein MTTGSPEPAPSAPVSSAPAPSTPAVEPFDAVDVIRAKRDRDRLSDEQIDWVIDAYTRGVVVEEQMSALAMAIFLNGMERREIARWTDAMIASGERMDFRSLSKPTTDKHSTGGVGDKITLPLAPLVASYGVAVPQLSGRGLGHTGGTLDKLEAIPGWRAALSNDEMMAQLEDVGAVICAAGSGLAPADKKLYALRDVTGTVEAIPLIASSIMSKKIAEGTAALTLDVKTGAGAFMTEEADARELARTMVELGTDAGVRTVALLTDMSAPLGRTAGNALEVRESLEVLAGGGPADVVELTCALAREMLEASGIHEPDVEAALSDGRAMDTWRAMIAAQGGDVDAPLPTAGHVEEFRAREDGVVTGLDAMGVGVAAWRLGAGRSRPGEAVQAAAGVEITAHIGDQVRSGDVLARLHTDTPERVPRALEAIDGSWTLAAPGSAVGERRIVRDRIA; this is encoded by the coding sequence ATGACCACCGGATCCCCCGAGCCCGCCCCGTCCGCTCCCGTCTCGTCGGCTCCCGCGCCGTCGACCCCCGCCGTCGAACCCTTCGACGCCGTCGACGTGATCCGCGCCAAGCGCGACCGCGACCGCCTCAGCGACGAGCAGATCGACTGGGTGATCGACGCGTACACCCGCGGCGTGGTCGTCGAGGAGCAGATGTCGGCGCTGGCCATGGCGATCTTCCTGAACGGCATGGAACGCCGCGAGATCGCCCGTTGGACGGACGCGATGATCGCCAGCGGCGAGCGGATGGACTTCCGGTCCCTGTCCAAGCCCACCACCGACAAGCACTCCACCGGGGGCGTGGGCGACAAGATCACGCTCCCGCTGGCCCCGCTGGTGGCCAGTTACGGCGTCGCGGTCCCGCAGCTGTCCGGGCGCGGACTCGGCCACACCGGCGGCACCCTGGACAAGCTCGAGGCGATCCCCGGCTGGCGAGCCGCCCTGTCGAACGACGAGATGATGGCGCAGCTCGAGGACGTCGGCGCCGTCATCTGCGCGGCCGGCTCCGGTCTCGCCCCGGCGGACAAGAAGCTCTACGCGCTGCGCGACGTCACCGGCACCGTCGAGGCGATCCCGCTGATCGCCAGCTCGATCATGTCCAAGAAGATCGCCGAGGGCACCGCGGCGCTCACGCTGGACGTCAAGACGGGTGCCGGGGCCTTCATGACCGAGGAGGCCGACGCCCGCGAGCTCGCCCGCACCATGGTCGAGCTCGGCACCGATGCGGGGGTGCGCACCGTCGCCCTGCTGACCGACATGTCCGCCCCGCTCGGCCGCACGGCCGGCAACGCCCTCGAGGTGCGCGAGTCCCTCGAGGTCCTCGCCGGCGGCGGACCGGCCGACGTCGTCGAGCTCACCTGCGCCCTGGCTCGCGAGATGCTCGAGGCCTCCGGGATCCACGAGCCCGACGTCGAGGCGGCGCTGTCCGACGGTCGCGCGATGGACACCTGGCGGGCGATGATCGCCGCCCAGGGCGGGGACGTCGACGCCCCGCTGCCGACGGCCGGGCACGTCGAGGAGTTCCGGGCCCGCGAGGACGGCGTGGTGACCGGGCTGGATGCGATGGGCGTGGGCGTGGCCGCCTGGCGCCTGGGAGCCGGGCGCTCCCGTCCCGGAGAGGCCGTGCAGGCCGCCGCCGGCGTGGAGATCACGGCGCACATCGGGGACCAGGTGCGCTCCGGCGACGTCCTGGCCCGGCTGCACACCGACACCCCGGAGCGCGTGCCCCGAGCCCTCGAGGCGATCGACGGGTCCTGGACCCTCGCGGCTCCCGGATCCGCGGTCGGGGAGCGCAGGATCGTGCGGGACCGCATCGCGTGA
- a CDS encoding cytidine deaminase, which translates to MSTTSDSEALLAAAREIAERAYTPYSHFRVGAAALTTDGRLVRGCNVENAGYGVTLCAECGLISELIAGGGGRLARFVCVGGAEHLGREEREVVMPCGRCRQLLSEHAADDLVILTPEGPLPMDAVLPQAFGPADLRP; encoded by the coding sequence ATGAGCACCACATCGGACTCCGAGGCGCTGCTGGCCGCGGCCCGCGAGATCGCCGAGCGCGCCTACACCCCGTACTCGCACTTCCGGGTGGGCGCGGCGGCGCTGACCACCGACGGCCGCCTGGTGCGCGGGTGCAACGTCGAGAACGCCGGCTACGGCGTCACCCTCTGCGCGGAATGCGGGCTCATCAGCGAGCTCATCGCCGGCGGGGGAGGGCGCCTGGCGCGCTTCGTCTGCGTCGGCGGCGCCGAGCACCTCGGCCGCGAGGAGCGCGAGGTGGTCATGCCGTGCGGTCGATGCCGTCAGCTGCTGTCCGAGCACGCCGCCGACGACCTCGTGATCCTCACCCCCGAAGGACCGCTGCCCATGGATGCCGTGCTGCCGCAGGCCTTCGGACCCGCCGACCTGCGTCCCTGA
- a CDS encoding ABC transporter permease, with product MSTAVDEPASSGSAPGVGSGGTETPPPPEERAETSLSRTLQRIARGDLLVVVMSFVFAFLIGSVLIVIADEEVRATLGYFFDRPSDAVTAIWQSVTHAYGAMFRGAVFDGPGFARVAEDLRDAGGSGTYVLFPALATGLRPLTETLTVATPLIIASAGMAVSFRAGLFNIGGTGQLIVGAMAAGYIGFTWNLPIVVHLLLALLGGVLAGAVWGGIAGFLKARFGANEVISTIMLNWIATYLLFFALKTAAFTGANQAQPTSPSIADSAALPHLLGSGFRLHAGLFLAAGCAAALWWLMSRSTLGFQFRAVGSNPRAARVAGISPARTSFLVLAVAGALVGLAGAVHVLGTEKRLTEGIAGSIGFDAITVALLGRSGPVGIVLAGLLFAGLSTGGRFMETNQGVPLDLVQVIQVLVVLFIAAPPLVRTLIGLRRIDHPGVGARVRRARTTAPAPAASTAAGGAVPPDAGTPDAGTPDAGSPAEPPSDTPLDAGPADDPLPDTPPDPTRPATDGDEPTDAQGDQR from the coding sequence ATGAGCACCGCCGTCGACGAGCCCGCCAGCAGCGGGTCCGCCCCCGGGGTCGGCTCCGGGGGCACCGAGACGCCGCCGCCGCCCGAGGAGCGGGCCGAGACGAGTCTGAGCCGGACGCTCCAGCGGATCGCCCGCGGCGACCTGCTGGTCGTCGTGATGAGCTTCGTGTTCGCCTTCCTGATCGGATCGGTCCTCATCGTCATCGCCGACGAGGAGGTCCGCGCCACCCTCGGCTACTTCTTCGACCGGCCCTCCGACGCCGTGACCGCGATCTGGCAGTCCGTCACGCACGCCTACGGGGCCATGTTCCGCGGCGCCGTGTTCGACGGCCCCGGCTTCGCCCGGGTGGCCGAGGATCTGCGGGACGCCGGCGGCAGCGGCACCTATGTGCTCTTCCCCGCCCTCGCCACCGGGCTGCGCCCCCTGACCGAGACCCTGACGGTCGCCACCCCGCTGATCATCGCCTCCGCCGGCATGGCCGTCAGCTTCCGCGCCGGGCTGTTCAACATCGGCGGCACCGGCCAGCTGATCGTCGGGGCCATGGCCGCCGGCTACATCGGCTTCACCTGGAACCTGCCGATCGTCGTGCACCTGCTGCTCGCGCTGCTCGGCGGCGTGCTCGCCGGAGCCGTCTGGGGCGGCATCGCCGGTTTCCTCAAGGCCCGCTTCGGCGCCAACGAGGTCATCAGCACCATCATGCTGAACTGGATCGCGACCTACCTGCTGTTCTTCGCCCTGAAGACCGCCGCCTTCACCGGAGCGAACCAGGCCCAGCCCACCTCTCCCTCGATCGCAGACTCCGCGGCGCTGCCGCATCTGCTGGGCTCCGGCTTCCGCCTGCACGCCGGGCTCTTCCTCGCCGCCGGCTGCGCCGCGGCGCTGTGGTGGCTGATGAGCCGCTCCACGCTCGGCTTCCAGTTCCGCGCCGTGGGCTCGAACCCGCGCGCCGCCCGGGTCGCCGGCATCTCCCCGGCCCGCACCTCCTTCCTGGTCCTCGCCGTCGCCGGAGCGCTCGTCGGCCTCGCCGGGGCGGTGCACGTGCTGGGCACCGAGAAGCGCCTGACCGAGGGCATCGCCGGCAGCATCGGCTTCGACGCCATCACGGTGGCCCTGCTGGGCCGCTCAGGCCCCGTCGGGATCGTGCTGGCGGGACTGCTGTTCGCCGGTCTGTCCACCGGCGGCCGCTTCATGGAGACCAATCAGGGCGTCCCGCTGGATCTCGTGCAGGTCATCCAGGTGCTGGTGGTGCTGTTCATCGCCGCCCCGCCGCTCGTGCGCACGCTGATCGGCCTGCGTCGCATCGACCACCCCGGCGTCGGCGCCCGCGTACGCCGGGCACGGACGACGGCCCCGGCGCCCGCCGCCTCCACCGCAGCGGGAGGCGCGGTCCCGCCCGACGCCGGAACTCCCGACGCCGGAACTCCCGACGCCGGATCCCCCGCCGAGCCGCCCTCGGACACCCCGCTGGACGCCGGCCCCGCCGATGACCCGCTCCCGGACACCCCGCCCGATCCGACCCGGCCCGCGACCGACGGCGACGAGCCCACCGACGCGCAGGGAGACCAGCGATGA
- the deoC gene encoding deoxyribose-phosphate aldolase translates to MTTSDRAQLAALIDHTLLKPEATRNDVTALLREAEDLGTYSVCISPSMLPVRTTVKVATVCGFPSGQHAAAIKAAEAADSVAKGADEVDMVLNVGLARAAAYADVEDEIRAVREAAPAPAVLKVIIESAALTDEEIVAVCEVAERAGADFVKTSTGFHPAGGATEHAVQLMRRTVGDRLGVKASGGIRTREAAEAMVAAGASRLGLSSSRAILEGGTGSGY, encoded by the coding sequence ATGACGACTTCCGATCGCGCCCAGCTCGCCGCCCTCATCGACCACACGCTCCTCAAGCCCGAGGCGACGCGGAACGACGTCACCGCGCTGCTGCGCGAGGCAGAGGACCTGGGCACCTACTCCGTGTGCATCTCCCCGTCGATGCTCCCGGTGCGGACCACCGTGAAGGTGGCGACCGTCTGCGGCTTCCCCTCCGGCCAGCACGCCGCGGCGATCAAGGCCGCAGAGGCCGCGGACTCCGTGGCCAAGGGCGCGGACGAGGTCGACATGGTCCTGAACGTGGGCCTCGCCCGAGCGGCTGCCTACGCGGACGTCGAGGACGAGATCCGGGCCGTGCGGGAGGCCGCCCCGGCGCCGGCGGTGCTGAAGGTGATCATCGAATCCGCCGCCCTGACCGACGAGGAGATCGTCGCGGTCTGCGAGGTCGCCGAGCGCGCGGGGGCCGACTTCGTGAAGACCTCCACCGGCTTCCACCCCGCCGGCGGCGCCACCGAGCACGCCGTGCAGCTCATGCGCCGCACCGTCGGCGACCGGCTCGGGGTGAAGGCCTCCGGCGGGATCCGCACCCGCGAGGCGGCCGAGGCGATGGTCGCCGCCGGGGCGAGCCGACTGGGGCTGTCCTCCTCGCGGGCGATCCTCGAGGGCGGCACCGGCAGCGGGTACTGA
- a CDS encoding ABC transporter ATP-binding protein — protein MKLELRGITKTFGSFVANDAIDLVVEPGEIHSLLGENGAGKSTLMNVLYGLYRPDGGEIVIDGAPRLFSDPGDAMAAGIGMVHQHFMLVPVFTVAENMVLGHEPTRGGLLALAAARRLVREISARFGFDLDPDALVEDLPVGAQQRVEIIKALSRHAEVLVLDEPTAVLTPQETDELMAIMRQLRDEGTSIVFITHKLREVKAVSDRITVIRRGQVVGEADPSADQAELASLMVGRQVSLAQDKVEAAPGEIALTVENLRVTDDAGVRTLEGVSFEVRHGEVLAIAGVQGNGQTELAEALMGLETTVHGSARLEGRELVGRSTKQVLDAGVGFVPEDRTHDALVPDFSVAENLVLDQHDRPPFASGLAMHLGEVRENAERLIPEYDVRTQSAASAVSSLSGGNQQKVVMARALNRTLSLLIASQPTRGVDVGSIEFLHRRILDERDQGTPVIIVSTELDEVTQLADRIAVMYGGSILGIVPGDEDRDVLGLMMAGYTVDAARTAVSEGARTTDSQLADEGEIV, from the coding sequence GTGAAGCTCGAACTGCGCGGGATCACGAAGACCTTCGGGTCCTTCGTGGCCAACGATGCCATCGACCTGGTCGTCGAACCCGGGGAGATCCATTCCCTGCTGGGGGAGAACGGCGCGGGCAAGTCGACCCTGATGAACGTGCTGTACGGGCTGTACCGGCCCGACGGCGGCGAGATCGTGATCGACGGCGCCCCGAGGTTGTTCTCCGACCCCGGGGACGCGATGGCGGCCGGCATCGGCATGGTCCACCAGCACTTCATGCTGGTGCCGGTGTTCACCGTCGCCGAGAACATGGTGCTCGGCCACGAACCGACCCGCGGCGGTCTGCTCGCCCTCGCCGCGGCCCGCCGGCTCGTACGCGAGATCTCCGCCCGCTTCGGCTTCGACCTCGACCCCGACGCGCTGGTCGAGGACCTCCCCGTCGGCGCTCAGCAGCGGGTGGAGATCATCAAGGCCCTCAGCCGCCACGCCGAGGTGCTGGTGCTCGACGAGCCCACCGCGGTGCTCACCCCGCAGGAGACCGACGAGCTGATGGCGATCATGCGTCAGCTGCGCGACGAGGGCACCTCGATCGTGTTCATCACCCACAAGCTCCGGGAGGTCAAGGCCGTCTCCGATCGCATCACCGTGATCCGCCGCGGCCAGGTCGTCGGGGAGGCCGACCCGTCGGCCGATCAGGCCGAGCTGGCCTCGCTCATGGTCGGCCGCCAGGTCTCCCTCGCCCAGGACAAGGTCGAGGCCGCTCCCGGGGAGATCGCCCTGACGGTCGAGAACCTCCGGGTCACGGACGACGCCGGGGTCCGCACCCTCGAGGGCGTCTCCTTCGAGGTGCGCCACGGCGAGGTGCTCGCCATCGCCGGGGTGCAGGGCAACGGACAGACCGAGCTCGCCGAGGCGCTGATGGGCCTGGAGACCACCGTCCACGGCTCCGCCCGGCTCGAAGGACGAGAGCTCGTCGGCCGCAGCACCAAGCAGGTCCTCGACGCCGGCGTCGGATTCGTCCCCGAGGACCGCACCCATGACGCGCTCGTGCCCGACTTCTCCGTCGCGGAGAACCTCGTGCTGGACCAGCACGACCGGCCGCCCTTCGCCTCCGGCCTGGCGATGCACCTGGGTGAGGTCCGCGAGAACGCCGAGAGGCTGATCCCGGAGTACGACGTGCGCACGCAATCGGCAGCGTCCGCGGTGTCCTCGCTGTCCGGCGGCAACCAGCAGAAGGTCGTGATGGCCCGTGCCCTGAACCGGACGCTCTCGCTGCTGATCGCCTCCCAGCCCACCCGCGGCGTCGACGTCGGCTCCATCGAGTTCCTGCACCGCCGCATCCTCGACGAGCGCGATCAGGGGACCCCGGTGATCATCGTGTCCACCGAGCTCGACGAGGTGACCCAGCTCGCCGACCGCATCGCCGTGATGTACGGCGGCAGCATCCTCGGCATCGTCCCGGGCGACGAGGACCGCGACGTGCTCGGCCTGATGATGGCGGGCTACACGGTCGACGCCGCGCGCACCGCCGTCTCCGAAGGTGCCCGCACCACCGACTCGCAGCTCGCCGACGAAGGGGAGATCGTATGA
- a CDS encoding NUDIX domain-containing protein — MTTPGSLPHRPRRIVLLAGPSGSGKGLMAQRSGLPVLGLDEFYREHDDPGLPRRFGIVDWDDPASWDAGAALEALTALAHDGAADVPEYSISASRRVGSTRLTAGRAPVVIAEGIFAAELIAPLAAAGLLADAIVLHRPVPVVFALRLARDLREHRKPPLTLLRRGWGLARDQRGDLTGWIRAGMRPEGLTSGVRRLRALTSLAEAEAGHRPGDPQGDVLRITAVCFLRPGGHGSEVLAVRKRGTGTYMQVGGKLEEGETALGAAVREVAEEIDVHLDPRDLEPLGDFEAVAANEPDTLVRSSVFVCRRELPEPVAVRAELADHRWVRVDDPGTGPRLAPLMLEHILPALRAL; from the coding sequence GTGACGACTCCCGGATCCCTCCCCCACCGGCCGCGACGCATCGTCCTGCTCGCCGGTCCCTCCGGCAGCGGGAAGGGTCTGATGGCGCAGCGCTCGGGGCTGCCCGTGCTGGGTCTGGACGAGTTCTACCGCGAGCACGACGACCCGGGCCTCCCCCGACGGTTCGGCATCGTGGACTGGGACGACCCGGCCTCCTGGGACGCCGGTGCCGCGCTCGAGGCGCTCACCGCCCTCGCGCACGACGGCGCGGCCGACGTCCCCGAGTACTCGATCTCCGCCTCTCGCCGGGTCGGCAGCACGCGTCTGACGGCCGGCCGTGCCCCCGTGGTCATCGCCGAGGGCATCTTCGCCGCCGAGCTGATCGCCCCGCTGGCCGCCGCTGGTCTGCTGGCTGACGCGATCGTGCTGCATCGGCCCGTCCCGGTGGTCTTCGCACTGCGCCTGGCCCGGGACCTGCGCGAGCATCGCAAACCGCCGTTGACGCTGCTGCGCCGCGGCTGGGGGCTGGCCCGGGATCAGCGCGGCGATCTCACCGGCTGGATCCGCGCCGGGATGCGTCCGGAAGGGCTGACCTCCGGGGTGCGCCGCCTCCGCGCCCTGACATCCCTCGCCGAGGCGGAGGCCGGCCACCGTCCGGGCGATCCGCAGGGCGACGTCCTGCGGATCACGGCCGTCTGCTTCCTGCGGCCCGGCGGCCACGGCTCGGAGGTGCTCGCGGTGCGCAAGCGCGGCACGGGCACCTATATGCAGGTGGGCGGCAAGCTCGAGGAGGGAGAGACGGCTCTCGGGGCGGCGGTGCGGGAGGTGGCCGAGGAGATCGACGTGCACCTGGACCCCCGCGACCTCGAACCGCTGGGAGACTTCGAGGCGGTCGCCGCCAACGAACCGGACACCCTGGTGCGCTCGAGCGTGTTCGTCTGCCGCCGGGAGCTGCCCGAACCGGTCGCCGTCCGGGCCGAGCTGGCCGACCACCGGTGGGTGCGAGTGGACGATCCGGGCACGGGACCGCGCCTGGCCCCGCTGATGCTCGAGCACATCCTCCCGGCGCTGCGGGCGCTCTGA
- a CDS encoding Nramp family divalent metal transporter produces MSTPAPPSGPAAAASPPARTTIAAHVDPYVVDGSQTTEPPRSFRGKLKFLGPGMITSAAVVGSGELLTATTLGAQVGFMLLWLVLVSTFLKVWVQVELARWSISTGRVALDGYDDVPPRVAKRGWISWLVLLMFLQFFIGQAGVISASAFAFSSLFPIGPEPYSMLSIGSWVAILVVVAIAIHVANRYAVVENISTVLVLLVTVFAVVMLFLLHGTEFAWTLGDVADGMRFEIALGSAGIALAMFGMTGVGAGETTAYTYWVVEKGYASWTGPNDGTESWVARARGWISVMKVDAWVSWAIYTASTAAFYMLGAAVLHPQGIVPEGNEVMTTISSIFDSAVGTWGGVLFLLGAGLALFKTILANVPSLGRQVGHTLSIFGAYDWRDQVARDRWQRVIMVILPIGWGLLGTAVSSPLALVIIAGILNAVYLIGAAIATLYLARTQTDPRIRDGRPTSVLLWISAIAIIVVGVIGLVNAF; encoded by the coding sequence ATGTCGACGCCCGCACCACCGTCCGGTCCTGCCGCAGCCGCGAGCCCACCCGCTCGCACGACCATCGCCGCCCACGTCGACCCCTATGTCGTCGACGGGTCGCAGACCACCGAGCCGCCGCGCAGCTTCCGGGGCAAGCTGAAGTTCCTCGGCCCCGGCATGATCACCTCCGCAGCCGTCGTCGGCTCCGGCGAGCTGCTCACCGCGACCACGCTCGGCGCGCAGGTCGGCTTCATGCTGCTGTGGCTCGTACTGGTCTCCACCTTCCTCAAGGTCTGGGTGCAGGTCGAGCTGGCCCGATGGTCGATCTCCACCGGCCGCGTCGCCCTGGACGGCTACGACGACGTCCCACCGCGCGTCGCGAAGCGCGGGTGGATCTCTTGGCTCGTGCTGCTGATGTTCCTGCAGTTCTTCATCGGCCAGGCGGGGGTCATCAGCGCCTCCGCCTTCGCCTTCAGCTCCTTGTTCCCGATCGGCCCCGAGCCCTACTCGATGCTGTCGATCGGCAGCTGGGTCGCCATCCTCGTCGTAGTCGCGATCGCGATCCACGTCGCCAACCGCTACGCCGTGGTCGAGAACATCTCCACCGTCCTGGTGCTGCTGGTGACGGTCTTCGCCGTCGTGATGCTCTTCCTCCTGCACGGCACCGAGTTCGCCTGGACCCTGGGCGACGTGGCCGACGGCATGCGCTTCGAGATCGCCCTGGGATCGGCCGGCATCGCCCTGGCCATGTTCGGGATGACCGGCGTGGGCGCCGGCGAGACCACCGCCTACACCTACTGGGTCGTCGAGAAGGGCTACGCGAGCTGGACCGGACCCAACGACGGCACCGAGAGCTGGGTCGCCCGCGCCCGCGGCTGGATCTCCGTGATGAAGGTCGACGCGTGGGTGTCCTGGGCGATCTACACCGCCTCCACCGCCGCTTTCTACATGCTCGGCGCCGCCGTGCTGCACCCCCAGGGGATCGTCCCCGAGGGCAACGAGGTCATGACCACGATCTCCTCGATCTTCGACTCCGCGGTCGGCACCTGGGGCGGGGTCCTCTTCCTGCTCGGTGCGGGACTCGCCCTGTTCAAGACGATCCTCGCCAATGTCCCCAGCCTCGGCCGCCAGGTGGGGCACACGCTGTCGATCTTCGGCGCCTACGACTGGCGGGACCAGGTCGCCCGCGACCGCTGGCAGCGGGTCATCATGGTGATCCTGCCGATCGGCTGGGGCCTCCTGGGCACGGCGGTGTCCTCCCCGCTGGCCCTGGTGATCATCGCCGGCATCCTCAACGCGGTCTACCTGATCGGTGCGGCGATCGCGACGCTCTACCTCGCGCGGACGCAGACCGACCCGCGCATCCGCGACGGCCGGCCGACCTCGGTGCTGCTGTGGATCTCCGCGATCGCCATCATCGTCGTGGGCGTCATCGGACTGGTCAATGCGTTCTGA
- a CDS encoding FadR/GntR family transcriptional regulator — MADLLGDSARRYLTAGDDPPGSTELGRTSLSDQARGAVLDLIDERGLGAGDALPSTGALAERFAVSKTVVREALSALAALGIIEIANGRSATVRAPDSSVVRFYLSRAVRDSPGDGFTALMDLRSPLEIRAAQVAARRFSVAATEDPPATEAARARLRRLLAEMDEALDDSRLYPELDLRLHQEIARLSGNRALHGILEAVSTPLFRAMRDLRATRDQHGLVGAEHEDHARIVQAILDGDEAAAGAAMSSHMASVEALAVPVPSARSAAPPGPIA; from the coding sequence ATGGCCGACCTGCTCGGCGACTCGGCCCGGCGCTATCTGACCGCCGGGGACGATCCCCCGGGGTCGACGGAGCTGGGGCGGACCTCGCTGTCGGATCAGGCGCGGGGGGCCGTCCTGGACCTGATCGACGAGCGGGGCCTCGGGGCCGGGGACGCGCTCCCCTCGACCGGGGCGCTGGCGGAGCGCTTCGCCGTGTCCAAGACCGTGGTGCGCGAAGCTCTCAGCGCCCTGGCCGCCCTGGGGATCATCGAGATCGCCAACGGCCGCAGCGCCACGGTGCGGGCACCGGACAGCTCCGTGGTCCGCTTCTACCTCTCCCGCGCCGTGCGCGACTCCCCCGGTGACGGCTTCACCGCGCTGATGGACCTGCGCAGCCCGCTCGAGATCCGTGCGGCGCAGGTGGCCGCGAGGCGCTTCTCCGTCGCCGCGACGGAGGACCCGCCGGCCACCGAGGCCGCCCGGGCCCGGCTGCGCCGGCTGCTGGCGGAGATGGACGAGGCCCTGGACGACTCCCGACTCTATCCCGAGCTCGACCTGCGACTGCATCAGGAGATCGCGCGGCTGAGCGGGAACCGGGCCCTGCACGGCATCCTCGAGGCCGTCAGCACGCCGCTGTTCCGCGCCATGCGGGACCTGAGAGCCACCCGGGATCAGCACGGGCTGGTCGGCGCCGAGCACGAGGACCACGCCCGCATCGTGCAGGCGATCCTCGACGGGGACGAGGCGGCCGCCGGGGCGGCCATGTCCTCCCACATGGCCTCCGTGGAGGCCCTCGCGGTCCCCGTCCCGTCGGCTCGGTCAGCCGCTCCGCCCGGCCCCATCGCTTAG